From one Flavobacterium kingsejongi genomic stretch:
- a CDS encoding DUF58 domain-containing protein, with amino-acid sequence MDTKDLIKKVRKIEIKTRRLSDHIFSGEYHTSFKGRGMTFNEVRQYQFGDDVRAIDWNVTARYNEPYIKVFEEERELTMMLMVDVSGSESFGTKNQFKKDIVTEIAATMAFSATQNNDKIGLILFSDQIELYIPPKKGRSHVLRIIRELIEFQPKSYKTNLSEALKFLSGVQKKKAIVFLISDFMTDDYEHTLKIAGKKHDVTGIRVYDAKEEKMPDLGMVPMVDAETGEVMIVNTGSKSVRMDYEKHYQEKLKYFRETFSRCGSGVVNTRVDESYVTKLLGYFKSR; translated from the coding sequence ATGGATACGAAAGACTTAATAAAAAAAGTTCGCAAGATAGAAATCAAGACCCGAAGGCTGAGCGATCACATTTTTTCGGGTGAATACCATACCTCATTCAAAGGGCGTGGTATGACCTTTAACGAAGTACGGCAGTATCAGTTTGGGGATGATGTCCGGGCGATAGACTGGAATGTAACGGCGCGTTATAATGAGCCTTACATCAAGGTTTTTGAGGAAGAGCGGGAACTTACGATGATGTTGATGGTGGATGTGAGCGGATCGGAAAGTTTTGGTACCAAAAACCAGTTTAAAAAAGATATCGTTACTGAAATTGCTGCGACTATGGCTTTTTCGGCTACCCAGAATAATGACAAAATCGGGCTGATCCTTTTTTCAGACCAGATTGAATTATACATTCCACCCAAAAAAGGAAGATCACACGTACTGCGGATTATCCGGGAGTTGATTGAATTTCAGCCTAAAAGCTATAAAACCAATCTTTCGGAAGCTTTGAAATTCCTGTCCGGAGTACAAAAAAAGAAAGCCATTGTTTTTTTGATTTCTGATTTTATGACAGATGATTATGAGCATACGCTGAAAATCGCTGGAAAAAAGCATGATGTCACTGGTATCCGGGTGTATGATGCCAAAGAAGAAAAAATGCCAGACCTTGGGATGGTTCCTATGGTGGATGCAGAAACAGGTGAAGTTATGATCGTAAATACGGGCTCGAAATCAGTTCGTATGGACTATGAGAAACACTACCAGGAAAAACTGAAATATTTCCGGGAAACTTTCAGCCGATGTGGCTCCGGTGTTGTAAATACCCGTGTGGATGAATCGTATGTAACCAAGTTATTAGGATATTTCAAATCAAGATAG
- a CDS encoding AAA family ATPase produces MEENTGTLDIRAINEKIERESAFIDLLFMEMNKVIVGQKHMVERLLIGLLGQGHILLEGVPGLAKTLAINTLSQAVQGSFSRIQFTPDLLPADVVGTMIYNIKQNEFSIKKGPIFANFVLADEINRAPAKVQSALLEAMQEKQVTIGDTTFKLERPFLVLATQNPVEQEGTYPLPEAQVDRFMLKTVIDYPKMEDERLVIRQNLKGAYEKVNAVISTEQILRAQEAVREVYMDEKIEKYILDIIFATRYPEKYKLEHLKPLISFGASPRGSINLAVAAKCYAFIKRRGYVIPEDVRAVVHDVLRHRIGITYEAEAENVTSVDIINKIVNEVEVP; encoded by the coding sequence ATGGAAGAAAATACGGGTACCTTAGACATTCGTGCCATCAATGAAAAAATAGAAAGAGAGAGCGCTTTTATTGATTTGCTTTTTATGGAAATGAATAAAGTGATTGTGGGACAGAAACATATGGTGGAACGATTGCTGATAGGACTTCTCGGTCAGGGCCATATTTTACTGGAAGGAGTTCCCGGACTTGCCAAAACCCTGGCGATTAATACCCTGTCACAAGCCGTTCAGGGCTCGTTCAGCAGGATTCAGTTCACGCCGGATTTATTACCAGCTGACGTTGTTGGAACGATGATTTACAACATTAAGCAAAATGAATTTTCGATAAAAAAAGGGCCAATCTTCGCTAATTTCGTCCTTGCGGATGAGATCAACCGGGCTCCAGCCAAGGTACAATCGGCTTTATTGGAGGCGATGCAGGAAAAACAAGTAACTATTGGCGATACCACTTTTAAATTGGAGCGCCCATTTTTAGTACTGGCGACCCAAAACCCGGTGGAACAGGAAGGGACTTATCCACTTCCGGAAGCGCAGGTCGATCGTTTTATGTTGAAAACGGTAATTGACTATCCTAAGATGGAAGACGAGCGACTTGTAATTCGTCAGAACCTGAAAGGGGCGTATGAAAAAGTAAATGCAGTTATTTCTACAGAACAGATACTTCGGGCACAAGAGGCCGTTCGTGAAGTATACATGGATGAAAAAATAGAAAAATACATATTGGATATCATCTTTGCGACCCGATACCCTGAAAAATACAAATTGGAACACCTGAAGCCACTGATTAGTTTTGGCGCTTCACCAAGGGGAAGTATCAATTTGGCTGTTGCTGCAAAATGTTATGCGTTTATCAAACGAAGAGGCTATGTAATCCCTGAGGATGTAAGAGCGGTAGTGCACGATGTATTACGACACAGGATCGGTATTACGTATGAAGCTGAGGCAGAAAATGTAACCTCCGTAGACATCATTAATAAAATTGTTAATGAGGTTGAGGTACCTTAA
- a CDS encoding aldo/keto reductase — protein sequence MKTKFSRIIAGTMNWGIWGKNHNLEAMSQLISQCVENGITSFDHADIYGDYTTEAEFGNAFLNSTIPRENVQFISKCGICHKNESRNNRLSHYDYSKAYIIACAEDSLQKLHTDYLDVLLLHRPSPLMQADEIAEAVTQLQKEGKIRDFGVSNFTPSQTDLIQSRIKVECNQIEFSVTHFEAMLDGSLNHMQINAITPMAWSPLGSVFKIENQQTDRLKNLLMELMLKYDASLDVLLFAWIMKHPAGILPVTGTTTGERIANLTRAIDFELEAQDWFALWVASEGKNVP from the coding sequence ATGAAAACAAAATTTTCAAGAATTATTGCAGGAACCATGAATTGGGGAATCTGGGGTAAAAACCATAATTTAGAAGCCATGTCCCAACTGATCAGCCAATGTGTCGAAAACGGCATTACGTCGTTTGACCACGCGGACATTTATGGTGATTATACTACCGAAGCCGAATTTGGTAATGCCTTCCTAAACAGCACTATTCCACGGGAAAATGTACAGTTTATTTCAAAATGTGGTATTTGCCATAAAAATGAATCCCGTAATAACAGGCTCTCCCATTATGATTATTCCAAGGCCTATATTATTGCCTGTGCAGAAGATTCCCTGCAAAAATTACACACCGATTATCTGGACGTATTGCTACTTCACCGCCCCAGCCCATTGATGCAGGCAGATGAAATAGCAGAAGCCGTCACCCAGCTCCAAAAAGAAGGTAAAATCCGTGATTTTGGAGTATCCAATTTTACACCTTCCCAAACTGACCTCATCCAATCCCGTATCAAAGTCGAATGCAACCAGATCGAATTTTCGGTGACCCATTTTGAAGCCATGCTGGACGGCAGCCTGAACCACATGCAGATCAATGCCATTACGCCTATGGCCTGGAGCCCGTTAGGCAGTGTTTTCAAAATAGAAAACCAACAAACGGACCGGTTGAAAAACCTATTGATGGAATTAATGCTGAAATATGATGCTTCCCTGGATGTGCTTCTTTTTGCCTGGATCATGAAACATCCGGCGGGGATACTTCCTGTAACCGGAACCACTACCGGCGAGCGGATAGCCAACCTGACCCGTGCTATTGATTTCGAACTGGAAGCCCAGGACTGGTTTGCCCTTTGGGTAGCGAGCGAAGGCAAAAATGTGCCTTAA
- a CDS encoding SDR family NAD(P)-dependent oxidoreductase — translation MKTALITGATSGIGRATARVLAQQQYKIILCGRREDRLMELKEELSAMTSVHTLLFDVRDKKNVLDSITGLPEDFAIIDILINNAGNAHGLDPIQNGDPEDWDAMIDINIKGLLYVSKAVIPGMVERKSGHIINIGSTAAKEVYPNGNVYCATKHAVDAINQGMRMDLNAYGIRVGGIHPGMVATEFSEVRFKGDAARAANVYKGFTPLQPEDIADIIQFVLSRPYHVNIADLVVMSTAQASSTIVNRSL, via the coding sequence ATGAAAACAGCTTTAATCACCGGTGCCACCAGCGGTATCGGACGTGCAACAGCCAGGGTACTGGCACAACAGCAGTATAAAATTATACTTTGCGGAAGACGGGAAGACCGCCTGATGGAATTGAAAGAAGAACTTTCTGCCATGACATCCGTACATACGCTGCTTTTTGATGTACGCGATAAAAAAAATGTACTGGACTCCATTACCGGATTACCGGAAGACTTTGCCATTATTGACATACTGATTAATAATGCTGGAAACGCCCACGGCCTGGATCCGATCCAAAATGGTGATCCTGAGGATTGGGATGCGATGATTGATATTAATATCAAAGGGCTTTTGTATGTTTCAAAAGCTGTGATTCCAGGTATGGTGGAACGCAAAAGCGGCCATATTATCAATATTGGCTCCACCGCTGCCAAAGAAGTATATCCCAATGGAAATGTATATTGCGCCACCAAACATGCGGTTGATGCTATCAATCAGGGCATGCGCATGGACCTGAATGCTTATGGAATCCGTGTTGGGGGAATACATCCGGGAATGGTCGCTACTGAGTTTTCAGAAGTGCGCTTTAAAGGTGATGCGGCCCGTGCCGCCAATGTGTACAAAGGATTTACACCGCTTCAACCGGAAGATATTGCCGACATTATCCAGTTTGTACTCTCCCGTCCCTATCATGTGAATATTGCCGACCTGGTGGTTATGTCTACCGCCCAGGCTTCTTCTACAATTGTTAACCGTAGCCTTTAA
- a CDS encoding ATP-binding protein, with the protein MINKRLLIKNLLAHNDESSFYDKKRQLNLHTKEGKGKFLKHICALSNSNPHNNSYIVVGVEDDNEVVGDDFFDDSRIQNLVNAVLENPPRIQYENVPFPNLPKEKVIGLVTIKPNNKTSFFKKGIGNIPARSTFIRRGSNSIPLEDSFAPKENKANQNTNTVIDIENNSRNSIEHTLDGVVDFLNNRHKDMEAHYKVFKELFIICWAGTSKKGKTHTYYSRVDIELINEQVKLFYSALDEVSITYDDHQFTITEYVCLGLNDKTSYYPLEEVSILFFDNGYYKIERKMLFEPPQYNRKMLYHIYNANLSLLRKLERELPLTEREKKDLENVPSTLMICYLNGFEEARQKLIDAKPFLKEQANNQSYIAFKEAMRILRKMKYDFNA; encoded by the coding sequence ATGATAAATAAACGACTCCTCATAAAAAACCTGTTGGCTCACAATGATGAGAGCAGTTTTTATGACAAAAAACGCCAATTGAATTTACATACCAAAGAAGGAAAAGGAAAATTCCTGAAACACATTTGTGCGTTGTCCAATTCGAATCCCCACAACAATTCCTATATCGTTGTGGGTGTCGAGGACGATAATGAAGTGGTGGGTGATGATTTCTTTGACGACAGCCGGATCCAGAACCTGGTCAATGCTGTGCTGGAAAATCCGCCCCGCATCCAGTATGAAAATGTGCCTTTCCCGAATCTTCCAAAAGAAAAGGTGATCGGGCTGGTCACAATAAAACCCAACAATAAAACGTCCTTTTTCAAGAAAGGGATCGGTAATATCCCGGCACGCTCAACTTTTATCCGAAGAGGCAGCAATTCGATTCCCCTGGAAGATTCTTTTGCCCCAAAAGAAAATAAAGCCAACCAGAATACCAATACGGTTATCGATATCGAAAACAATTCGCGGAACAGTATTGAACACACCCTCGATGGTGTAGTAGACTTCCTGAACAACCGCCACAAAGATATGGAGGCCCATTATAAGGTGTTTAAAGAGCTTTTTATCATCTGCTGGGCCGGAACATCCAAAAAAGGCAAAACCCATACCTATTACTCCCGTGTGGATATTGAGCTCATCAATGAGCAGGTTAAGCTGTTCTACTCGGCTTTAGACGAGGTCAGTATTACTTATGACGATCATCAGTTTACCATTACAGAATATGTATGCCTTGGCCTCAACGACAAAACCAGCTATTATCCTCTCGAAGAAGTGAGTATTTTATTTTTTGATAATGGGTATTATAAGATTGAGCGAAAAATGCTTTTCGAACCGCCACAGTACAATCGTAAAATGCTGTACCATATCTACAATGCTAACCTGAGCCTGTTGCGAAAACTGGAACGGGAACTTCCCTTAACGGAACGGGAGAAAAAAGACCTGGAAAATGTGCCTTCCACCCTGATGATTTGTTACCTGAATGGTTTTGAAGAAGCACGGCAAAAACTCATAGACGCCAAACCTTTCTTAAAGGAACAGGCGAACAACCAATCGTATATCGCATTCAAGGAAGCCATGCGCATTCTCCGTAAAATGAAATATGACTTTAATGCCTAA
- a CDS encoding DUF5686 family protein: MIRKYTVYWIFIGFLFSLQAIAQQHVEGKVYDSETKVALAFANITTNTPATTVSDIDGKFDLHSEKVITTIRCSYVGYESIKVNVVPGQKVIIELVRNSNALDEVVISPADNPAHRIIRNATKNKENNNPENKATFQYTSYNKTIYDIQSTGDEAKVKLKKAFQNNFLFIQESVTERKYIRKDISEEVVIATRMSGFKNPSFATLATDMQPFSFYQDNIRLFDLYYLNPISKGSIDKYKFKLEEEILQGNDTLFVISFKPLPRKNFDGLKGMLYINSNQYAIQNVIAEPYEATKIAIKIQQQYSLVDNRYWFPEQLNYTLSMPVFPSTTTKIVMNGKSYIDKVAINIPLEKKDFSLESVRMDENATKRDSLFWDSYRIEKLVAKEKNTYRVIDSIGKENKFDYYLKVAEKLFQSKIPLKYVDIDLSKTIVQNKYEGLRLGTGIYTNEDVFRDFTLGGFVGYGLKDYKWKYGGEVSYHPISKNEFTIGAKYQHNLVEAGFYGLKSTGNLLSIRSFLGMNFDQVDEFSFNVGFRTFKAAKWKIEFRQAKVLPRYEYLFQTNTALYPSGYYNSELSVNLRFAVKERIVNSFHQNLSLATEYPIFSFRYSRGIKGLFESDFNYNKFEAVLEQSFFTKNFGNTKYRLEGGYIDSSLPYGLLFTGEGGYEKGFPYMSKNSFQTMLPNEFLSDTYANLFLSHNFGTLLFKTPSFQPGISLHNNIGWGTLSERGNHQFIPFKVKDKIYLETGLQLDNIVKINYLNIGYFGLGAAAFYRYGYYANPEFNDNIALRITVNFTQK; encoded by the coding sequence ATGATCCGGAAATACACCGTTTATTGGATTTTTATTGGTTTCCTATTCTCGCTGCAGGCCATTGCACAACAGCATGTTGAAGGGAAAGTATATGATTCCGAAACCAAAGTAGCGTTGGCCTTTGCAAATATTACAACGAACACTCCAGCGACAACCGTATCGGATATCGATGGAAAGTTTGACCTCCATTCAGAAAAGGTGATTACTACTATACGATGCAGTTATGTAGGGTATGAATCAATAAAAGTAAACGTCGTTCCGGGCCAAAAAGTAATCATTGAACTGGTACGGAATTCTAATGCCCTGGATGAGGTAGTGATTTCACCAGCAGATAATCCCGCCCACCGGATCATTCGGAATGCGACCAAAAACAAGGAAAATAATAATCCGGAAAACAAGGCTACGTTCCAATATACCTCTTACAATAAGACGATTTATGATATTCAGTCTACTGGAGACGAGGCTAAAGTCAAGTTGAAAAAAGCATTCCAAAACAATTTTCTCTTTATTCAAGAAAGTGTAACAGAACGTAAATATATCCGGAAAGATATCAGTGAAGAGGTGGTCATTGCGACACGGATGTCCGGTTTTAAAAACCCCTCATTTGCTACTTTGGCCACAGATATGCAGCCTTTCTCGTTTTATCAGGATAATATACGGCTGTTTGATTTGTATTATCTGAATCCCATTAGTAAAGGAAGTATTGATAAATATAAATTCAAACTGGAAGAAGAGATCCTTCAGGGTAATGATACGCTGTTTGTAATATCATTTAAACCGCTTCCGCGAAAGAATTTCGATGGATTAAAAGGCATGTTGTACATCAATTCAAATCAGTATGCTATTCAGAATGTGATTGCCGAACCCTATGAAGCAACAAAAATAGCCATCAAAATACAGCAGCAATACAGTTTGGTCGATAATCGGTATTGGTTTCCGGAGCAATTGAATTATACGTTGTCCATGCCGGTGTTTCCTTCCACAACGACCAAAATCGTCATGAATGGCAAAAGTTATATTGATAAAGTAGCGATCAATATTCCATTGGAGAAAAAGGATTTTTCCTTAGAAAGTGTACGAATGGATGAGAATGCGACCAAACGGGATAGTCTATTTTGGGATAGTTACCGGATTGAAAAATTAGTTGCTAAAGAGAAAAATACCTATCGGGTAATTGATAGCATTGGCAAGGAAAACAAATTTGATTATTACCTGAAGGTAGCAGAGAAATTATTCCAGTCTAAGATTCCTTTGAAATATGTAGATATTGATTTGTCAAAAACGATTGTTCAAAATAAATATGAAGGTTTGCGATTGGGAACTGGAATTTACACGAATGAAGACGTATTCCGGGATTTTACGCTTGGCGGTTTTGTGGGATACGGACTAAAAGATTATAAATGGAAATATGGTGGCGAAGTAAGCTATCATCCGATCAGCAAAAATGAATTTACAATAGGTGCAAAATACCAGCATAACCTTGTAGAAGCAGGTTTCTATGGATTGAAAAGTACTGGGAATCTATTGAGTATCCGCAGTTTCCTGGGTATGAATTTTGATCAGGTGGATGAATTCTCGTTCAATGTAGGTTTCCGAACTTTTAAAGCGGCAAAATGGAAAATAGAATTTCGGCAGGCAAAGGTTTTACCGCGGTACGAGTATCTTTTCCAGACGAATACCGCACTGTATCCATCCGGGTATTACAATTCCGAATTGTCGGTTAACCTCCGATTTGCGGTTAAGGAGCGTATCGTTAATTCATTTCACCAAAACCTAAGCCTGGCCACCGAATATCCAATATTTTCGTTTCGCTATTCCAGAGGTATAAAAGGACTGTTTGAGAGTGACTTCAATTATAATAAATTTGAAGCCGTTTTGGAACAATCGTTTTTTACTAAAAATTTCGGGAATACAAAATACAGGCTGGAAGGCGGATATATCGATAGCAGCCTGCCGTATGGACTTCTGTTTACAGGAGAAGGCGGATATGAAAAAGGTTTTCCCTACATGTCTAAGAATAGTTTCCAGACCATGTTGCCCAATGAGTTTTTGTCGGATACCTACGCCAATCTGTTTTTGTCCCATAATTTTGGAACATTGCTCTTTAAGACACCCTCATTCCAGCCCGGCATTTCACTTCATAACAATATCGGGTGGGGGACTTTATCGGAACGTGGCAACCATCAGTTCATCCCTTTTAAAGTAAAGGATAAAATATACCTTGAAACCGGATTACAACTGGATAATATTGTCAAGATAAACTATCTGAACATAGGATATTTCGGATTGGGTGCTGCTGCATTTTACCGCTACGGGTATTATGCAAATCCGGAATTCAATGACAATATTGCATTACGCATTACGGTGAATTTTACGCAGAAATAA
- a CDS encoding metallophosphoesterase family protein, which yields MGKTYVIGDIHGGLRALQQVLERAAVTEKDKLIFLGDYVDGWSQSPQVLDFLMALKSSHTCVFIRGNHDDLLTQWLGHKTDNPQWFQHGGQATITAYEKVSEAQKQLHIAFLEGLNDYYLDEQNRLFVHAGFTNMNGVDFEYFPAMFYWERTLWETALALDKKLTPDDPMYPKRFRLYREVFIGHTPVTRIGRTVPVQMATVWNVDTGAAFKGPLTIMDVDTKEYWQSDPLPVLYPDENGRN from the coding sequence ATGGGTAAAACATACGTAATAGGTGACATCCACGGAGGATTGAGAGCCTTGCAGCAAGTTCTTGAACGTGCCGCAGTTACTGAAAAAGACAAATTGATTTTTCTGGGCGATTATGTAGACGGATGGAGCCAATCCCCTCAGGTGCTCGACTTTTTGATGGCTTTAAAATCTTCTCATACCTGTGTTTTTATACGAGGCAATCACGATGACCTGCTCACCCAATGGCTCGGGCATAAAACTGATAACCCACAATGGTTCCAGCATGGCGGCCAAGCCACGATAACAGCTTACGAAAAGGTGAGTGAAGCACAAAAACAATTGCATATTGCTTTTCTGGAAGGGCTAAATGATTATTATCTTGATGAACAGAACCGGCTTTTTGTACATGCGGGTTTCACCAATATGAACGGAGTCGATTTTGAATATTTCCCTGCCATGTTTTATTGGGAAAGAACCCTTTGGGAAACCGCATTAGCCCTCGATAAAAAATTAACTCCGGATGATCCCATGTATCCGAAGCGCTTTCGGTTGTACCGCGAAGTCTTTATAGGGCATACCCCGGTCACACGAATCGGAAGAACGGTTCCGGTACAAATGGCTACCGTTTGGAATGTCGACACCGGTGCTGCTTTTAAAGGCCCTTTAACCATTATGGATGTCGATACCAAAGAATACTGGCAAAGCGATCCATTACCCGTTTTATATCCGGACGAAAACGGACGAAATTAG
- a CDS encoding autotransporter outer membrane beta-barrel domain-containing protein, whose translation MKKICIAILLCLGVTTTKAQDTPTGEIKLNVFNTIVLGSVEVGYEHFIDADQSIGVEVFINDRFSYTGEVGSRKFNTNSVALSYNFYLSSDNNGSGWELSPLLKYRFGDHKEIKDYTINGTTVPTEVTTDMDSFIIGLGVGYKWVFKNKFTISPYANIGRNFSKEVDDRFAAVEFNAGFSVGYRF comes from the coding sequence ATGAAAAAGATATGTATTGCCATACTGTTATGCCTTGGCGTGACCACAACAAAAGCCCAGGACACACCTACAGGCGAAATTAAGCTGAACGTATTCAACACCATTGTATTAGGTTCCGTCGAAGTGGGCTATGAACATTTTATAGATGCAGACCAGTCAATTGGGGTCGAGGTATTCATCAATGACCGTTTCTCCTATACCGGTGAAGTAGGCAGCAGAAAATTCAACACAAACAGTGTTGCACTATCCTATAATTTTTACTTGTCTTCGGACAACAATGGCTCCGGATGGGAACTATCCCCCTTATTAAAATACCGTTTTGGCGACCATAAGGAAATAAAAGATTACACCATCAACGGGACAACTGTACCAACAGAAGTCACCACAGACATGGATAGTTTTATTATCGGGCTGGGTGTGGGTTACAAATGGGTCTTTAAAAATAAATTCACCATCAGTCCCTATGCCAACATTGGTCGCAATTTCAGCAAAGAAGTCGATGACCGGTTCGCTGCGGTAGAATTCAATGCCGGATTTAGTGTCGGGTACCGATTCTAA
- the egtB gene encoding ergothioneine biosynthesis protein EgtB, which produces MSISEHYTSVRNHTEKICSTLQTEDFVVQPAIFVSPPKWHLAHTTWFFEQFILKEHVPDYEVFDADFCFLFNSYYNTVGKRVFRADRGNITRPGVQQVYEYRAYVDMHMNLLLQMKSEELKELVELGLHHEQQHQELLLTDIKYILGHNPIFPVYDEMIHWENQENSDSGFLKISEGLYEIGHTGDGFSFDNEHGRHKVFLAEFEISKSLVTNREYLEFITAGGYTNFKYWLDEGWAWVTENQIKAPLYWHHIENEWYHYTLSGLETVHPDAYVTHISYFEAAAFAEWKNMRLPTEFEWEIAADQLDWGKRWEWTNSAYLPYPNFKKPEGAIGEYNGKFMINQMVLRGASCATSPLHSRKTYRNFFHTDERWQFTAIRLVKI; this is translated from the coding sequence ATGAGCATTTCAGAACACTATACCTCCGTCAGGAACCATACCGAGAAGATCTGTTCAACGTTGCAAACGGAAGATTTTGTCGTACAGCCCGCTATTTTTGTGAGCCCCCCAAAGTGGCATCTGGCACATACTACCTGGTTTTTTGAGCAATTCATATTAAAGGAACATGTTCCGGATTATGAGGTCTTCGATGCTGATTTTTGCTTTCTGTTCAACAGTTACTACAACACGGTCGGCAAAAGAGTCTTCCGGGCTGATCGCGGCAATATCACACGCCCCGGTGTACAGCAGGTTTACGAATACAGGGCCTATGTCGATATGCACATGAATCTCCTGCTTCAAATGAAATCGGAAGAACTTAAGGAACTGGTGGAACTTGGGCTACACCATGAACAACAACATCAGGAATTATTACTCACCGACATCAAATATATTTTAGGACATAACCCCATTTTTCCGGTATACGACGAAATGATCCATTGGGAAAATCAGGAAAATTCAGATTCCGGATTTTTAAAAATCAGTGAAGGCCTTTATGAAATCGGCCATACTGGAGATGGGTTTTCGTTTGATAATGAGCACGGGAGGCATAAGGTTTTCCTTGCTGAATTTGAAATTTCCAAATCCCTGGTTACCAACCGGGAATACCTGGAATTTATTACTGCTGGTGGTTATACTAATTTTAAATACTGGCTGGACGAAGGCTGGGCCTGGGTTACAGAAAACCAGATTAAAGCTCCCCTTTACTGGCATCACATTGAAAATGAATGGTATCATTATACCCTGAGCGGCTTGGAAACGGTTCATCCCGATGCCTACGTTACCCATATCAGTTATTTTGAAGCAGCAGCATTTGCCGAATGGAAAAATATGCGGCTCCCAACAGAATTCGAATGGGAAATTGCAGCTGACCAGTTGGACTGGGGCAAACGGTGGGAATGGACAAACAGTGCTTACCTGCCGTATCCGAATTTTAAAAAACCGGAAGGTGCGATTGGGGAGTATAATGGCAAATTCATGATCAATCAGATGGTACTTCGTGGGGCTTCCTGTGCCACATCCCCTTTACACAGCCGAAAGACCTATAGAAATTTTTTTCATACCGACGAACGCTGGCAATTTACCGCCATCCGCTTAGTCAAAATTTAA
- a CDS encoding L-histidine N(alpha)-methyltransferase encodes MSTTTTTDTAFADDILAGLTAKRKHLSSKYFYDDEGSHIFQQIMNMPEYYPTNCEFEILSQQSEKILSRLNFSQKFNIVEFGSGDGFKTKQLLKAFLNKAADFTYIPIDISQEANDILQANILKVLPNIDMQPKTGDYFDVLNELSATKAPNLFLFLGGNLGNYKADEAHALLEKFAKGMKKGDKMVLGLDLKKNPRIIQKAYDDPHGITKAFNMNLLKRMNNELKMDIALDQFDFYCHYNPENGEVNSYLTSLKLQYVYSEVLDTTFTFEKDEMIWTELSKKYSLNEITDLAESLNFKVVENFLDCRHYFTDSLWEK; translated from the coding sequence ATGAGTACAACTACTACGACGGATACTGCCTTTGCAGACGATATATTAGCCGGATTGACCGCAAAAAGGAAACATTTATCTTCCAAATATTTTTATGATGATGAGGGAAGCCATATTTTCCAGCAAATCATGAATATGCCCGAATATTACCCGACCAATTGCGAATTTGAAATCCTGTCCCAGCAATCGGAAAAAATTCTGTCCCGCCTTAATTTCTCTCAGAAATTCAACATTGTGGAGTTTGGATCCGGAGATGGCTTTAAAACCAAACAACTGCTAAAAGCCTTCCTGAATAAAGCCGCCGATTTTACCTATATCCCGATTGATATTTCGCAGGAAGCCAATGACATCCTCCAGGCCAATATCCTTAAAGTACTACCCAACATCGATATGCAGCCCAAAACCGGCGATTATTTTGATGTTTTAAATGAATTATCCGCTACAAAGGCACCAAATCTTTTTTTATTCCTCGGGGGGAATTTAGGCAATTACAAAGCGGATGAAGCACATGCTTTACTGGAAAAATTTGCCAAAGGAATGAAGAAAGGTGATAAGATGGTACTGGGACTGGATCTGAAAAAAAATCCACGAATCATACAAAAAGCGTATGATGATCCGCATGGCATCACAAAAGCCTTTAACATGAACCTGCTAAAGCGCATGAACAATGAACTGAAAATGGATATTGCGCTGGATCAGTTTGATTTTTACTGCCACTACAATCCCGAAAATGGCGAAGTCAACAGTTACCTGACGAGTTTGAAGCTGCAATATGTATACAGCGAAGTACTGGACACCACCTTTACCTTTGAAAAGGATGAAATGATCTGGACTGAACTTTCTAAAAAATACAGTCTTAATGAAATCACAGATCTGGCAGAAAGCCTGAATTTTAAAGTGGTGGAAAACTTCCTGGATTGCCGGCACTATTTCACCGATAGCTTATGGGAGAAATAA